The proteins below come from a single Limosilactobacillus reuteri genomic window:
- a CDS encoding hemolysin XhlA family protein, whose product MDKDKELELLMDIQEKVGRIDERLKKVEDTDRKAEEAIRLSEKNEEKIIELSAAVEELKEGRKWTQRTAIGAIISAAIAVLSWIHPPF is encoded by the coding sequence ATGGACAAAGATAAAGAGCTTGAACTACTAATGGATATTCAAGAAAAAGTCGGTCGAATTGACGAGAGACTTAAAAAAGTTGAAGATACAGATCGCAAAGCGGAAGAGGCGATTCGTTTAAGTGAAAAGAATGAAGAAAAAATTATTGAGCTTTCCGCAGCAGTTGAAGAACTTAAGGAAGGTCGAAAGTGGACCCAAAGAACTGCCATTGGTGCCATTATCAGTGCCGCAATTGCAGTTTTATCTTGGATTCACCCGCCATTCTAA
- a CDS encoding phage holin, with product MKKVLNLIKNKVVKPDGTLNGKIISGLVALIIVFVQQIFACFGVQPKGDVTAFVGLANTALTILGLVGVLSDPTPVEVPVKAENK from the coding sequence ATGAAAAAAGTATTGAATTTAATTAAAAATAAGGTAGTTAAGCCAGATGGAACACTTAATGGGAAGATTATTAGTGGTTTAGTAGCACTAATCATTGTATTTGTACAACAAATCTTTGCCTGCTTTGGAGTTCAACCAAAAGGTGATGTGACTGCTTTTGTTGGACTTGCTAATACAGCGTTGACTATTCTTGGATTAGTTGGAGTATTGAGTGATCCAACGCCTGTGGAAGTTCCTGTTAAAGCGGAAAATAAATAA
- a CDS encoding tyrosine-type recombinase/integrase encodes MKRKEGLTYQTKSDRKIVRYATKARMAKVNPKNIKIYERYLKSRIIHNSDVKDTTYKVYHSYMNIFMCYIAEEWDNFYLLDEDMLEDEMIDVMEGYMAFLADECGNGKKVINTKLSAVSSFYLWATKRGMIRNHPFDGKLDRIKNAQDEKKISVHFLHEDKINQIYKTLEEEAEPEGARYDYQDRLIWEIAFYSACRIGALYNLSLSNLKLDENKFVDIREKRGKRVEVPFTNETKELIKKFLKWREDNGIDTDAFFVNRLGGHMSKQAMSIRIRKIGEIVGVGDFRAHSIRKSRLNQVGQKNIELAKQLAHHESMDTTARFYMEKKSETATLKEIDALLSE; translated from the coding sequence TTGAAACGAAAAGAAGGATTAACGTATCAAACAAAAAGCGATAGAAAAATCGTCAGATATGCTACGAAAGCAAGAATGGCGAAAGTAAATCCTAAAAACATTAAGATTTACGAGCGCTATCTTAAGAGTCGAATCATTCACAATTCTGACGTTAAAGATACTACATATAAGGTTTATCACTCTTATATGAATATCTTCATGTGTTATATTGCAGAAGAATGGGACAATTTTTATCTTTTGGATGAAGATATGTTAGAAGATGAAATGATCGATGTAATGGAAGGTTATATGGCTTTCCTTGCCGATGAATGTGGTAATGGTAAAAAAGTCATTAACACTAAATTAAGTGCTGTATCCAGTTTCTACCTATGGGCAACTAAGCGAGGAATGATTCGAAATCATCCTTTTGATGGGAAATTAGACCGTATTAAGAATGCTCAAGATGAAAAGAAGATTTCAGTTCACTTTTTACACGAAGACAAGATCAATCAAATCTATAAAACTCTTGAAGAAGAAGCAGAGCCTGAGGGAGCAAGATATGATTATCAAGATAGATTGATTTGGGAGATTGCTTTTTATAGTGCTTGTCGTATCGGGGCATTATATAACTTAAGTTTATCTAATCTGAAACTTGATGAAAATAAATTCGTTGATATCAGAGAAAAGCGCGGAAAGCGAGTGGAAGTTCCATTTACAAATGAAACCAAGGAATTAATTAAGAAGTTCCTTAAGTGGCGTGAGGATAATGGAATTGACACAGATGCGTTCTTTGTTAATCGCCTAGGTGGTCATATGAGTAAACAGGCCATGTCAATCCGTATTCGCAAAATAGGAGAAATTGTTGGTGTCGGTGATTTCAGAGCTCACAGTATTCGTAAGAGTCGATTAAACCAAGTTGGACAAAAAAATATTGAATTAGCCAAGCAATTAGCACACCACGAATCAATGGATACAACAGCACGCTTCTATATGGAAAAGAAGAGTGAAACAGCAACATTGAAAGAAATCGATGCATTGCTTTCAGAATAA
- a CDS encoding phage tail tape measure protein, with protein sequence MASKELSIKVKVNLPTAGEIENQIQRSLRGLKDIKVDANVKLKVGKLGNLKRQLRNALGKENFRVNANVKVHGMSELNRVSSKLKEIRRLANEPIKLNVDMGGHDFDKSIEEARRKANKELENISPHSSSAMLTAQKEMRAQQRAIEKAQKEYLRAQNQAVKASDERIKQNMQHYASQVAKQQEEAERQYATAARRAGLSDSEISKNVLGFREQPKARMAVRNSEIQQQIKQEEAALRNYKRAVDEATRAQVSMVKGRGNIGDNQIRELGNEYERAAQKVQKYARALRSTSRAEEAADYRAAAESKVRMAEAKRADGEYRRVQRAKSSGTGIMNTLNTWDVLQTGAMAVAGVISGVNEVDKAITKVTKVVPDSQRAVNRWKKNIYRDAAEVGKTAPEFASAVEQWATAGYNLKQSNRLAKTSVMGSFVGEVPVNDMVRYMSVPMKAFQKEGLKSVDIVNAMNQVSNKHAIEMDDLGQAYQKASATMGATGTTFAQMTGIITAAQEGTRAGGDAIGTAFKTISANLAQVGSGITKQAQNKRDFFDSLGVQLKDSNGNLKSTYQIMDQLSKKWKTMSKKDKNTASLYAAGKNHANIFSATMDNWGTAKEAMREAEDQKGLGTSGSAYQEMEKQKQSIEFQLKGLQDTWMSFLQNLSGGREGIGQMLSIATGFGKALDGLAENKLLSSTARWGILSAGLIMARKGFAAVAGSFGEMISQGKKGDSFIERLTGIKKKTDAVKDSGKELKNAWNDLLGKSKSSEKLPGEALDEMSLKSSKKSSDVNGIIIPANVSDSTLKIKENTTAKRKNAEVDTELSKGARKVGDLYTTQGAAIEMATDKAKTHGKVITKVSKGWGVLKAGAGVLSASLGYVGLALDAVTIAGATMEAMGIHPMKMLQKVMDPLGESAKRTDDYFNKIGKSVSKASDAINNNRLVTGRTSSDLKQLKAVSDSLGSLEQKDGKYVGDNFETLKNNLNSIAKHNGLDFKIRDADSVDVVNKKIKTLQGLVESVKQEDIASLIDNTTKSASAFNKVMSKSGLERAVKSTKDYRDYMNDIDKKSRSMFNRRPGESAKEYRQRKKNDYLDEIWRPGERNERFWSSSQGQRNLKIARQAQKNRIKAIDAMADNLYDGTITTSNVRSMNSEGQGYATLGVIKNLQSLSGSKDTKQINDTKQQLSDILKALGASQSSIKSIQNAATSSKYASGDLLKGLFSTPLDSQIIAAWAGIGPKYQSQHPNDWKQTTVADQQKVDTYRNKHQDANVSGLVDPETNIVNWDKLAGFNNKTTYGKGKGRLNAVGIKGPMEANQILAATNGLDYAPLDVLNNIRQGKASPTQIAAVTNNQHRGKSSGKDIVRAIAQSSTSKNNLTPSAIAGLQQLADEGLLSQKQVDDAVHYQSKNYDRKGNAKTKSAARDALGPGKTNADTFTDKTKGLSRKDRQQLAKEYAKNGKLSKQAYNDLRENGDIKGLPKYDRVRPKPKPKQAPKTAAEMEKNIGKGKVTSDQLKKMQSYLKNDKERQKLAMDLKNKNQVKDGPLTKLKNWLFPHAEAATRRGTNPNDLGEQKQSKKQNPLQNLNKSLRNSSVGKALDKVFGGFKKGGIFGGLGNLQKMKNQGFQSLFKGAAGGLDKLLFGKNGFKGTNLGKIFSGKNNPFKGLQKDFGKMFSGKNNPINSLKKSMGNLFSGKNNPFKGIKNSFDKLFGGKGKNKLSPKIDTKGINKQLKSLGGKKGTKVKLQADTKGLTKDLKNLGGKKGTKVKLQADTKGLTKGLKNLGGKKGVKVKLQADTKGLTKSLKNLGGKNGTKVKLQADTKSLTKSLSNLGKGKGVKVKLQADTKGLDKSLKSLKGLKKSQNIKINVSGNASSKISKIKSSLNGLSGKSKNISINVRGNAVSQVNKIKSALNGIKGSKNISINASGNAASFASKVKSSLAGIHNKNVNITASGNAQQVINQVKSSLSALHDKAITITANDNATGPINRVKSARNSLKDKTIHIKADVGAAMAGISQVRGALASISDKTVHINVVKNETTVSSKSSKSKSMAITPENSQPVSPMTSMSVVAGNTAMNMAVDNGAANMGVDTNSATNGDKVSGIATTDRSDSTQKVSEDYWRYMGNELYTGLPLDEKVQNLENAVTKADEDMDKLINLSKQRIDLDNKQIAYQRTMQGAYQQQITDVLNELHKYGFQTNGNQITNLNHAKDITGDNASKVDELLGKYQTAYQNFSEATKKIDELQTDIWQQGKNQQDYNNTKDQKMVEKLQRELELVTTAIDNQKNILEREGNSLEDSDYRMKLKNNSDQIYAKSEAVQQLLAEFNQLSVANFVGTKDADNAKNLADSLSQIRDAIMENLDSIDELKKSIRDIQLNSIIESLSKYTDNLSNSIDRLKNNVTNLQDGLLSGTSYNDLMSSNFDVVNLNQKSAYEKSVADKISLERQLDSALDQFARKNVDRTAQVANDQLQIEAQKYNDMLSMAINYARGARNEVGAIDVKYNVSVESDKIEVPNLTHNQEYVQSSIAYQKEMNELKAEYNRLMGKANTAEQKEAINSEMIYKQLELQEKVYKSMIEADQKAINDLREQAKNPDMTTEQLKTITDQITEYEKNVIDAQNSIKDAVKNRFEYEKSLIDKKIDEYKRASDTISTLVSIADTLHLEGSTQATIINQQYASTYREYNNYLDLLQRLRNELSGYEKNSYEYNQLKAMIDEYQTSLDSTMSSLMDISKNEFGQTLDSIQKEFEKSVNKGMTADQAKFDQDVWYNPMQKELRLEEMRLKIVELEDKTVEKRIAALDAQERMSKAEADYVDKQLDLALAQQKLDNTINKKDVRYLEKDKDGKFNWTYIADQANVEEAQRAVNSAKQALEESKISNRNDYIQKVNETINSIKDGSINQEEARKRLEQLNDSYKFILKDIPTFDIAKVEDIIKAYNDYEKKNSDIINDYKRSVKPEVTQGYETIVKGFGDQFKAVSKDLGEIFGKQLREALNLPNGIRNAYGDGNDKSLVINGDLKLELPNVKDANDFAEALKTLPQVAKQYATKKM encoded by the coding sequence TTGGCAAGTAAAGAACTGTCAATAAAAGTTAAAGTTAACCTCCCAACAGCAGGGGAAATTGAAAATCAGATTCAACGTTCTCTTCGTGGGTTAAAGGATATTAAGGTTGACGCAAATGTAAAATTAAAAGTTGGCAAACTTGGCAATCTCAAACGCCAACTAAGAAATGCTCTTGGTAAAGAAAACTTTAGAGTAAACGCAAATGTTAAAGTACATGGAATGTCCGAATTAAATCGGGTGTCCAGTAAATTAAAAGAAATTAGACGTTTAGCAAATGAACCAATTAAGTTAAACGTTGATATGGGTGGACATGACTTTGATAAGTCCATCGAAGAGGCACGGCGAAAAGCTAATAAAGAGTTAGAGAATATTAGTCCTCATTCTTCAAGTGCAATGCTTACTGCTCAAAAAGAAATGCGAGCGCAACAACGTGCAATTGAAAAAGCACAGAAAGAATACTTAAGAGCCCAAAATCAAGCAGTAAAAGCTAGTGACGAGCGTATTAAACAGAATATGCAACATTATGCTAGTCAGGTTGCCAAACAACAGGAAGAGGCAGAAAGACAGTACGCTACAGCTGCTAGAAGAGCTGGATTAAGTGATTCAGAAATAAGCAAGAACGTTCTTGGCTTTAGAGAACAACCTAAAGCTAGAATGGCTGTTCGGAACAGTGAAATTCAACAACAAATTAAACAAGAAGAGGCGGCTTTACGTAATTATAAACGTGCAGTTGATGAGGCTACGCGCGCACAAGTTTCTATGGTTAAAGGTCGTGGAAATATTGGCGATAATCAGATTCGTGAACTTGGGAATGAGTATGAGAGGGCTGCGCAAAAGGTTCAAAAATATGCTAGAGCGTTAAGGAGCACATCACGTGCAGAAGAGGCGGCAGACTATAGAGCAGCTGCCGAATCCAAAGTTCGTATGGCCGAAGCAAAACGAGCTGATGGCGAATATCGTAGAGTGCAAAGAGCTAAATCTAGTGGAACGGGCATCATGAACACACTTAATACGTGGGACGTACTTCAAACTGGTGCTATGGCCGTTGCTGGAGTTATTTCGGGCGTTAATGAAGTTGATAAAGCTATTACCAAAGTTACTAAAGTTGTCCCTGATAGCCAACGAGCAGTTAACCGATGGAAGAAGAATATTTATCGTGATGCGGCTGAAGTAGGAAAGACCGCTCCTGAATTTGCATCGGCCGTTGAACAATGGGCTACTGCTGGATACAACTTAAAGCAATCAAATAGATTAGCTAAGACATCTGTTATGGGATCGTTTGTTGGTGAAGTTCCTGTTAATGATATGGTTCGCTATATGTCAGTGCCAATGAAAGCTTTCCAAAAAGAAGGGCTTAAGTCGGTTGATATTGTTAATGCAATGAACCAGGTATCTAACAAACACGCTATCGAAATGGATGACTTGGGTCAAGCATATCAAAAGGCTAGTGCAACTATGGGTGCTACAGGTACAACATTCGCTCAAATGACTGGTATTATAACTGCCGCTCAAGAAGGTACTCGCGCCGGTGGTGACGCCATTGGTACAGCCTTTAAGACAATTTCTGCTAACCTTGCACAAGTTGGGTCTGGAATTACTAAGCAAGCTCAAAATAAACGAGATTTCTTTGATAGCTTAGGGGTTCAGCTAAAAGATAGTAACGGAAATCTTAAATCAACTTATCAAATCATGGATCAACTTAGTAAAAAGTGGAAAACCATGAGTAAGAAAGACAAGAACACGGCGTCACTTTATGCAGCCGGGAAAAACCATGCCAATATTTTCTCGGCTACAATGGATAATTGGGGCACTGCCAAAGAGGCTATGAGAGAGGCTGAAGACCAGAAAGGATTGGGGACCTCTGGATCAGCTTATCAAGAAATGGAGAAACAAAAGCAATCTATCGAGTTCCAATTAAAAGGTTTGCAGGATACTTGGATGTCCTTCTTGCAAAATCTATCTGGCGGTAGAGAGGGTATTGGGCAAATGCTTTCAATTGCTACTGGATTTGGGAAAGCACTAGACGGATTGGCTGAAAATAAGCTTTTGTCTTCGACAGCAAGGTGGGGAATCTTATCTGCTGGGTTAATAATGGCACGTAAAGGTTTTGCTGCTGTTGCTGGTAGTTTTGGGGAAATGATTTCTCAAGGCAAAAAAGGCGACAGTTTTATTGAACGGCTTACGGGAATCAAGAAAAAGACAGATGCTGTAAAAGATAGTGGGAAAGAACTAAAAAACGCTTGGAATGATTTATTAGGCAAGAGTAAGTCTAGCGAAAAATTACCTGGCGAAGCACTTGACGAAATGTCTCTTAAGTCCTCTAAAAAGAGTAGCGATGTAAATGGAATTATTATTCCTGCGAATGTTAGTGATAGTACCCTAAAAATTAAAGAAAATACTACAGCTAAAAGAAAGAATGCTGAAGTAGACACAGAACTTTCCAAGGGCGCAAGAAAGGTTGGGGATTTATATACAACCCAAGGGGCTGCTATTGAGATGGCAACGGACAAAGCAAAGACCCATGGGAAAGTGATTACCAAAGTTTCAAAAGGTTGGGGCGTATTAAAGGCTGGAGCTGGTGTGCTAAGTGCTAGTCTTGGCTATGTTGGATTAGCGCTTGATGCAGTTACTATTGCTGGAGCTACTATGGAGGCAATGGGAATTCATCCTATGAAAATGCTCCAAAAAGTAATGGACCCACTAGGGGAAAGTGCTAAGAGAACTGATGATTATTTCAATAAAATCGGAAAATCGGTATCTAAAGCAAGTGATGCCATTAACAATAATCGTTTAGTAACGGGGAGAACTTCATCTGACTTAAAACAACTAAAAGCTGTTTCTGATTCTCTTGGCTCCTTGGAACAAAAAGACGGAAAATATGTTGGCGATAATTTCGAAACCTTAAAAAATAATCTAAATTCAATCGCCAAACACAATGGATTGGATTTTAAAATTCGAGATGCCGATAGCGTTGATGTTGTTAATAAAAAGATTAAAACATTACAGGGGTTAGTTGAATCTGTAAAACAAGAAGATATAGCTTCTTTAATTGACAATACAACTAAAAGTGCTTCGGCCTTTAACAAGGTAATGTCAAAAAGTGGTCTTGAGCGTGCAGTCAAATCAACTAAAGATTATCGTGATTACATGAATGATATTGACAAAAAGTCAAGATCAATGTTTAATCGTCGCCCTGGAGAAAGCGCAAAAGAATACCGTCAAAGAAAGAAAAATGATTATTTAGATGAGATATGGAGGCCCGGAGAACGTAATGAAAGGTTCTGGAGTTCTAGTCAAGGGCAAAGAAATCTTAAAATTGCTCGACAGGCCCAGAAAAATAGAATTAAAGCTATCGATGCAATGGCTGATAATTTGTACGACGGTACAATAACAACCTCCAACGTTAGGTCTATGAATTCTGAGGGCCAAGGATATGCAACTTTAGGTGTTATTAAGAACTTACAGTCATTAAGTGGTAGTAAGGATACTAAACAAATTAATGATACCAAACAACAACTATCCGATATTTTAAAGGCTCTAGGTGCCTCTCAGTCTTCAATTAAATCAATACAAAATGCGGCAACAAGTTCAAAATACGCCTCAGGTGATTTATTAAAGGGACTTTTCTCAACGCCGTTAGACAGTCAAATAATTGCTGCCTGGGCTGGTATTGGGCCAAAATATCAATCCCAACATCCAAATGATTGGAAACAAACTACTGTTGCCGATCAACAAAAAGTAGATACTTATAGAAATAAGCATCAAGACGCAAATGTATCTGGTTTAGTAGACCCAGAGACTAATATAGTTAATTGGGATAAATTAGCAGGCTTTAACAACAAAACCACATACGGAAAAGGGAAAGGTCGATTAAACGCTGTAGGCATTAAGGGCCCTATGGAAGCTAATCAGATCTTAGCGGCCACAAACGGACTTGACTATGCGCCGTTAGATGTACTAAATAACATCCGGCAAGGGAAAGCGAGTCCAACACAGATTGCCGCAGTGACAAACAACCAGCATCGAGGCAAAAGCTCTGGTAAAGATATAGTTAGGGCTATAGCACAATCATCTACTAGCAAAAATAATTTAACCCCTAGTGCTATAGCCGGATTACAGCAACTGGCAGATGAAGGCTTGCTGTCGCAGAAGCAAGTAGACGATGCGGTACATTACCAGTCTAAAAATTATGATAGAAAAGGGAATGCTAAAACCAAGTCTGCGGCAAGAGATGCTCTGGGTCCAGGTAAAACAAATGCAGATACTTTCACTGATAAGACTAAGGGACTTTCTCGAAAGGATCGACAACAATTAGCCAAAGAGTACGCAAAAAATGGAAAGTTAAGCAAACAAGCTTACAATGATTTGCGTGAAAACGGAGATATAAAAGGATTACCTAAGTATGATAGGGTGAGACCTAAGCCTAAGCCTAAACAGGCACCGAAAACGGCTGCTGAAATGGAAAAGAATATTGGCAAAGGCAAAGTTACGTCAGATCAATTGAAGAAAATGCAGTCTTATCTAAAGAATGATAAAGAGCGGCAAAAACTTGCAATGGACTTAAAGAATAAAAATCAAGTTAAAGACGGGCCTTTAACAAAATTAAAAAATTGGCTATTCCCTCATGCTGAGGCAGCTACAAGAAGAGGCACTAATCCGAATGATCTGGGCGAACAAAAACAATCCAAAAAGCAGAATCCACTTCAAAACCTAAACAAGTCTCTTCGAAATAGTAGTGTTGGAAAAGCATTAGACAAGGTTTTTGGAGGCTTTAAAAAAGGTGGTATTTTTGGAGGACTTGGTAATTTACAGAAGATGAAGAATCAAGGCTTCCAAAGTTTATTTAAGGGAGCCGCTGGTGGTCTTGATAAATTACTCTTTGGAAAGAATGGGTTTAAGGGTACAAATTTAGGCAAAATATTCAGTGGTAAAAATAATCCATTTAAAGGCCTTCAAAAAGACTTTGGAAAGATGTTTTCAGGCAAAAATAACCCTATTAATAGTCTTAAAAAGAGTATGGGCAATCTATTTAGCGGCAAAAACAATCCTTTTAAGGGTATTAAGAATAGTTTTGATAAATTATTTGGTGGCAAAGGTAAAAATAAGCTGTCTCCAAAGATCGATACAAAAGGTATTAATAAACAGCTTAAAAGCTTGGGCGGCAAGAAAGGTACTAAGGTTAAGTTACAGGCTGACACGAAGGGGCTAACTAAGGACCTTAAAAACTTAGGAGGTAAAAAAGGTACCAAAGTAAAACTCCAAGCTGACACCAAAGGTTTAACAAAAGGTCTTAAGAATCTTGGTGGTAAAAAAGGTGTTAAAGTCAAATTACAGGCAGATACCAAAGGACTTACTAAGAGTCTTAAGAATCTAGGCGGAAAGAATGGAACAAAGGTTAAGCTTCAAGCTGACACTAAGTCTCTAACAAAGAGTTTATCTAATCTTGGTAAAGGTAAAGGAGTAAAAGTAAAGCTTCAAGCCGATACTAAGGGGTTAGACAAATCACTAAAGAGTCTCAAAGGCCTTAAGAAGTCACAAAACATTAAGATTAATGTTTCTGGTAACGCTTCAAGCAAGATAAGTAAGATCAAATCTTCTCTAAATGGATTGAGTGGTAAGAGTAAGAATATCTCTATTAACGTTCGAGGTAATGCAGTTAGTCAGGTAAATAAAATAAAGTCTGCATTAAATGGGATAAAAGGTTCTAAGAATATCTCAATCAATGCCTCTGGTAACGCAGCTTCCTTTGCTTCCAAGGTTAAATCGTCACTAGCTGGAATCCATAATAAGAATGTAAATATCACCGCCTCTGGAAATGCCCAGCAAGTAATTAATCAAGTTAAGAGTTCTTTATCTGCTCTTCATGATAAGGCTATTACTATAACAGCTAACGATAATGCTACTGGTCCAATTAATAGAGTTAAGTCTGCTCGAAACTCTTTGAAGGATAAAACTATTCATATTAAAGCCGATGTTGGTGCAGCAATGGCCGGCATTAGCCAAGTTAGAGGTGCTTTAGCAAGTATCTCTGATAAAACAGTCCATATTAATGTTGTAAAGAATGAAACTACGGTAAGTAGTAAGAGTAGCAAGTCCAAATCAATGGCTATTACCCCAGAAAATTCACAGCCAGTCAGTCCTATGACTTCTATGTCTGTCGTTGCAGGAAATACCGCTATGAATATGGCCGTAGACAATGGTGCTGCTAATATGGGTGTTGATACAAATTCTGCAACTAATGGTGACAAAGTAAGTGGAATTGCCACAACGGATCGTTCTGATTCTACCCAAAAAGTTAGCGAAGATTATTGGCGTTACATGGGGAATGAACTTTATACAGGCTTGCCACTTGATGAAAAAGTTCAAAACCTTGAAAATGCAGTAACTAAAGCTGATGAAGACATGGACAAACTTATTAATCTTTCAAAGCAGAGAATTGACTTAGATAATAAGCAAATTGCATATCAAAGAACAATGCAGGGCGCCTACCAGCAACAAATTACTGATGTTCTTAACGAGCTGCATAAATATGGTTTCCAAACAAATGGTAATCAAATTACTAATCTGAACCATGCAAAAGATATTACAGGCGATAATGCAAGTAAGGTTGATGAATTACTTGGTAAATATCAAACCGCTTATCAAAACTTCTCAGAAGCTACTAAGAAGATTGACGAATTGCAAACTGATATTTGGCAACAAGGCAAGAATCAACAAGACTACAACAACACTAAAGACCAAAAGATGGTTGAAAAGTTACAACGTGAATTAGAGCTTGTGACTACTGCTATTGATAATCAGAAAAATATTCTTGAACGTGAAGGCAACTCGCTAGAAGATAGTGATTATCGCATGAAGTTAAAGAATAATTCTGATCAGATTTATGCTAAGTCCGAGGCGGTTCAACAGTTGTTAGCTGAATTTAATCAATTGAGCGTTGCTAACTTTGTTGGTACAAAAGACGCTGACAATGCAAAGAATTTAGCTGATTCATTAAGTCAAATTCGTGATGCGATCATGGAAAACCTTGATTCTATTGATGAATTAAAGAAGAGTATTCGGGATATTCAACTTAATTCTATTATTGAAAGCCTGTCTAAGTACACCGACAATCTTAGCAATAGTATTGATCGGCTAAAGAACAATGTAACAAATCTTCAAGATGGGTTATTAAGTGGAACATCTTATAACGACCTTATGAGTAGTAATTTTGATGTTGTTAACCTTAATCAAAAATCTGCTTATGAGAAGAGTGTGGCCGATAAGATTTCATTAGAACGTCAATTGGATAGTGCCCTAGATCAATTCGCTAGAAAGAACGTTGATCGAACGGCACAAGTAGCCAATGATCAACTTCAAATTGAAGCACAAAAGTATAACGATATGCTTTCGATGGCAATTAATTATGCTAGAGGTGCGCGTAATGAAGTTGGAGCTATTGATGTTAAATATAATGTATCTGTTGAATCTGACAAGATTGAAGTTCCTAACCTTACTCATAACCAAGAGTATGTACAGTCCTCAATTGCTTATCAGAAAGAAATGAATGAATTAAAGGCTGAGTACAACCGTTTAATGGGCAAAGCTAATACTGCTGAACAAAAAGAAGCAATTAATTCTGAAATGATCTATAAGCAATTAGAACTCCAGGAAAAAGTTTACAAGTCCATGATTGAAGCCGATCAAAAGGCGATCAATGATTTACGTGAACAAGCTAAGAATCCAGATATGACTACTGAACAGCTTAAAACGATAACCGACCAAATTACAGAGTATGAAAAGAATGTTATTGATGCCCAAAATAGCATTAAGGACGCTGTTAAGAATCGTTTTGAGTATGAAAAGTCTCTTATTGATAAGAAAATTGATGAGTATAAACGTGCTAGTGACACAATAAGTACTTTAGTAAGTATTGCTGACACACTCCATTTAGAGGGTTCAACCCAAGCCACCATCATAAATCAGCAATATGCTTCTACTTATCGTGAGTACAACAATTACCTTGATTTACTTCAAAGACTTCGAAATGAATTATCTGGCTATGAAAAGAATTCCTACGAATACAACCAATTGAAGGCAATGATTGATGAATATCAAACTTCACTTGATAGCACAATGTCTTCGCTTATGGATATAAGTAAAAATGAGTTTGGCCAAACTCTTGATTCCATTCAAAAGGAATTTGAAAAGAGTGTTAACAAGGGAATGACCGCTGATCAAGCTAAGTTCGACCAAGATGTATGGTATAACCCCATGCAAAAAGAACTTCGCCTTGAGGAAATGCGGTTAAAGATTGTTGAGTTGGAAGATAAGACGGTTGAAAAACGTATAGCTGCTCTCGATGCCCAAGAGAGAATGTCTAAGGCGGAAGCTGATTACGTTGATAAGCAACTTGATTTGGCACTTGCTCAACAAAAACTTGATAACACCATAAATAAAAAAGACGTCCGTTATCTTGAAAAAGATAAGGACGGCAAGTTTAACTGGACATACATTGCTGACCAAGCAAATGTAGAAGAGGCACAAAGAGCTGTTAACTCCGCAAAACAAGCTCTTGAAGAGTCTAAGATTTCCAACCGAAATGATTACATTCAAAAAGTCAATGAAACTATTAATAGTATCAAAGACGGTTCGATTAATCAGGAAGAAGCTCGGAAACGGCTCGAACAGTTAAATGATTCATATAAGTTTATTCTTAAAGATATTCCTACTTTTGATATTGCAAAAGTTGAGGATATTATCAAAGCCTACAATGACTATGAAAAGAAGAATAGCGACATAATTAATGATTACAAACGAAGCGTTAAGCCGGAGGTAACACAAGGCTACGAAACAATCGTTAAAGGGTTTGGAGATCAGTTTAAAGCTGTATCAAAAGATCTAGGCGAAATTTTCGGAAAGCAGTTAAGAGAAGCGCTTAATCTACCAAATGGTATTCGGAATGCATATGGTGATGGAAATGATAAATCGCTAGTTATAAACGGTGATCTCAAACTCGAATTACCTAATGTTAAGGATGCTAATGATTTTGCGGAAGCTCTTAAGACGTTACCTCAAGTAGCAAAACAGTACGCAACAAAGAAGATGTAA